In Ignavibacteriales bacterium, the following are encoded in one genomic region:
- a CDS encoding right-handed parallel beta-helix repeat-containing protein, with the protein MKNVLTILFVLLSVSSLYSQTFVSGTITDTIWTRTASPYIVTSNATIPQNKTLAIDSGVTVRFQSNQGLYVNGTLNARHVLFTSGKDTVGGTPAKGDWNYIQVGNSSSGIAKFDTCKIRYGGTSYFPSANPNLYVYWGSATINGTDIMSSKNYGLLLNTSGAATITNSNIASCDWPIVYNGAGSLIFNNGNILTGNTHNGISLSYSGNSNSLVLDTVNIPYVLGSYMVYAGGSMHIASGNMLKFTSGGRLDVVGSLNAVASSGNNIQFSSYLDDNLGGDTNADGTATAPASRNWDGVVFEDASIDGSCLMTRCKITFAGSGNIGGITMYNASPTIDSCDMANNYYGAMMQYVSNPNFINNTIGSSVMVPIAMSFSANPNFVNNTFSFSDNAYDAIGLLGGTLPANAVLPIRSVTSIPNVTYLLLEAVTVPVGNSLTINKGIVIKGYSNYHRIIVQGKLTANATPDSMIVITSAKDDNFGNPGDSNKDGTQTTPTKGDWGGIVFEQGSDTTSILNYCRFQYASLPGSYYNTRYISGGTVTTVGTHPTISNCVLKDTYYGIYAFQSSRPKIINDTIINTTYTPIALSVSADPVFSGVHFINTTWTALGIVGENLGFDGTIRKRNVAGYDNITYVLLEDLTVNSGTNMTIDPGVIIKVNGSGIYVNGGFRAKGTTAGGQIVFTSLKDDNFGNPGDTNGDGAGTSPTWGNWQTIQFLATSDDGFCLIDSCLIKYGGSQYAGVTFTNAGGTLSHTILSDIYNYGIQCDGGATPTIDGVDIINCRLDPIAMSLTSDPTFLNITFAANGSKGIRILEGTLSSNATLNTRDVAGINNIAYIVGNLTIAPNAVLTIAPEVVIKFVNNGYSGIAVQGALIADGTAVQKIIFTSLPDDADGGDTNNDGNATQPARGNWNVIDFVSSSADSLNSFKNCEFRYGGNGVYAYNYTYGVIRVTNSKVVVDSSVIQQSNTTAIGVFGSANPTFSNLQINNISGCPVAMSMFSNPTFTNISALNIGYMALGIVPENYSVDDTIPVRNFAGYDNITYYLYTTCTVNSGTVLTIPEGLVFKNGDFTINGALVVNGTNSNPVIFTDDADDTFGNPADSKGDGSLTKPTIQGSQRIYFSDISNDSISIVNHAIIRYREGGITTLSSSPKITNTAFDKNNWGVYLQGVSDPIIDTCVFSNLTYAPLRTSLVSYPRSTANNIISGSTYKAIGVLDNETLVQDVTLVKRDFAGITNIPYLFGNYNIGTGAVLTFSPGLVIKFFSWTGMTVRKGLIAEGGSTPDSAIVFTDYRDDFYGGDTNADTTATSPYSSYNGWFGITYQDESLDPLCRLKNCIFRYAGLSYSTAAVTANNASPTIMYSSFSKNYDAIKATGSAKPVINYCDIFQNSNYGVNNVNKTFNIDARYNWWGNNSGPTHKDNPTGTGDAVTDSVRYLPYREIGAQQPIAGDVSLNGFVQAYDATVILQYVVDPFTYPLNSIQQKIADVSAAGGITSFDASLILQYVVGNILNFPSELGKNIPSTLPRVSASTVELGNPVTTTVSSVTVPIRVSGLHNLASVDIGLKYDSKILIPKEIKLASGVSTMLMQNKSDNGSLIIAIAGDKVTDIDGELLFVTFDIAREVRGSVKSQITFTKLLINEVDFSSSAVNRDITINGKPTEFALDQNYPNPFNPTTTIRYQIPEDGSHITLRVYNSIGELVTTLVDESKSAGEYQIDWNGTNNLGVPVANGMYIYRISATGNKNFTSVKKMLLMK; encoded by the coding sequence ATGAAAAATGTTTTAACGATTCTTTTCGTTTTACTGTCAGTCTCATCGCTGTACAGTCAAACATTTGTATCCGGAACGATAACGGATACAATATGGACGCGCACCGCGAGTCCATACATCGTAACTTCTAATGCAACGATCCCCCAAAACAAAACTCTTGCTATCGATTCCGGTGTTACGGTTCGATTTCAGAGTAATCAAGGATTGTATGTAAACGGAACATTAAACGCGAGACATGTTCTATTTACTTCCGGGAAAGATACTGTTGGTGGAACTCCGGCTAAGGGAGACTGGAATTATATTCAAGTCGGAAACAGCAGCAGCGGCATCGCGAAGTTTGATACTTGCAAAATAAGATATGGTGGAACAAGTTACTTCCCTTCTGCAAATCCCAACCTTTATGTTTATTGGGGATCGGCAACGATCAACGGTACAGATATTATGAGCAGTAAAAATTATGGATTATTATTGAACACTTCAGGTGCGGCAACAATAACCAATAGTAATATTGCTTCATGCGATTGGCCCATTGTTTACAACGGAGCAGGTTCTTTAATTTTCAACAACGGCAATATTCTTACCGGAAACACCCATAACGGAATTTCGTTGAGTTACTCCGGCAACTCGAATTCATTAGTTCTCGATACCGTAAATATTCCTTATGTTTTAGGATCTTACATGGTGTATGCGGGCGGTTCAATGCATATCGCTTCGGGAAATATGTTGAAGTTCACAAGCGGCGGACGCTTAGACGTGGTTGGTTCACTTAATGCCGTCGCTTCATCAGGAAATAATATCCAATTCAGCAGTTACCTCGACGACAACCTGGGTGGTGATACAAATGCGGATGGAACTGCCACCGCTCCGGCATCAAGGAATTGGGATGGTGTAGTTTTCGAGGACGCAAGTATAGACGGTAGTTGTTTAATGACCCGCTGCAAAATAACATTTGCCGGTTCAGGAAACATCGGCGGCATCACGATGTATAATGCAAGTCCGACGATTGATAGTTGCGACATGGCAAACAATTATTACGGCGCAATGATGCAATATGTTTCCAATCCTAATTTTATAAATAACACAATCGGTTCGAGCGTAATGGTACCGATCGCGATGTCGTTTTCCGCAAATCCAAATTTTGTGAATAACACATTCTCTTTCTCCGATAATGCTTATGATGCAATCGGATTGCTGGGTGGAACCCTTCCGGCGAACGCGGTTCTTCCAATCCGCTCAGTTACATCGATACCAAATGTTACCTATCTCCTTCTCGAAGCAGTAACTGTTCCGGTTGGCAACAGTCTTACAATCAATAAAGGAATTGTAATTAAGGGATACAGCAATTACCATCGTATTATTGTTCAAGGGAAATTAACAGCGAATGCTACTCCCGACAGCATGATCGTAATTACATCTGCAAAAGACGATAATTTTGGTAATCCGGGAGATTCAAACAAAGACGGCACACAAACAACACCGACCAAAGGTGACTGGGGTGGAATTGTTTTTGAACAAGGAAGTGACACAACTTCCATTTTAAATTATTGTAGATTCCAATACGCAAGTCTTCCAGGTTCATATTACAATACCCGATATATTAGCGGTGGGACAGTAACAACTGTCGGCACACATCCAACGATATCGAATTGTGTTTTAAAAGATACATATTACGGTATTTATGCTTTTCAATCTTCAAGACCCAAAATCATCAACGATACAATTATCAACACCACATATACCCCGATCGCGCTTTCGGTTTCTGCCGATCCTGTATTCAGCGGAGTTCATTTCATCAACACCACATGGACTGCCTTAGGAATAGTGGGTGAAAATTTGGGATTCGATGGAACTATCCGGAAACGTAACGTCGCGGGATATGATAACATCACGTACGTTTTGCTTGAAGACCTCACGGTTAATTCGGGCACAAATATGACAATTGATCCGGGTGTTATCATCAAAGTAAACGGATCGGGAATTTACGTCAATGGTGGATTCAGAGCCAAAGGAACAACCGCAGGCGGACAAATTGTTTTTACATCTCTTAAAGATGATAATTTCGGAAATCCCGGCGATACAAACGGCGACGGTGCCGGTACTTCCCCGACTTGGGGTAATTGGCAAACAATTCAGTTTCTCGCAACGAGTGATGATGGATTCTGCCTCATTGATAGTTGTTTGATAAAATATGGAGGATCCCAATATGCCGGAGTGACTTTTACAAATGCCGGCGGAACATTATCGCACACCATACTAAGCGATATTTATAATTATGGTATCCAGTGCGACGGCGGTGCAACACCAACCATCGATGGTGTTGATATCATCAATTGCCGTTTGGATCCAATCGCGATGTCGTTAACATCTGATCCAACATTTTTAAATATTACTTTTGCTGCTAATGGCAGCAAAGGTATTAGAATTCTGGAAGGCACTCTTTCATCAAATGCAACTCTTAACACTCGCGATGTTGCAGGAATAAATAACATTGCGTACATAGTCGGCAATTTGACCATAGCTCCGAACGCGGTTCTCACCATCGCACCCGAGGTAGTAATCAAGTTTGTAAACAACGGCTACAGCGGCATTGCAGTTCAGGGTGCGCTAATTGCCGACGGTACTGCAGTACAGAAAATTATTTTTACATCATTACCCGACGACGCGGATGGAGGAGACACGAACAATGATGGAAACGCCACTCAACCTGCCCGCGGAAATTGGAATGTAATAGATTTTGTGAGCTCATCTGCCGATTCACTGAATTCATTTAAAAATTGTGAATTTAGATATGGCGGCAACGGAGTGTATGCGTATAACTATACTTATGGAGTGATCAGAGTAACAAACTCCAAAGTTGTTGTAGATAGCTCTGTTATTCAGCAGTCGAATACAACTGCAATTGGTGTCTTTGGTAGTGCGAACCCCACATTTTCTAACCTTCAAATAAATAATATATCCGGCTGTCCGGTTGCCATGAGTATGTTCTCAAACCCGACATTTACGAACATCTCTGCTTTGAATATCGGATATATGGCTCTTGGCATTGTTCCGGAAAATTATTCTGTTGACGATACTATCCCGGTAAGAAATTTTGCAGGGTACGATAACATTACATACTACTTGTACACCACGTGCACAGTCAATTCAGGAACTGTGCTGACAATTCCGGAAGGTCTTGTTTTCAAGAATGGAGACTTCACCATCAATGGCGCGCTTGTAGTGAACGGTACAAACTCTAATCCTGTAATCTTCACAGATGATGCGGACGATACATTCGGAAATCCGGCAGATTCGAAAGGAGACGGTTCATTAACGAAGCCAACAATTCAAGGCAGCCAGAGAATTTATTTCTCGGATATCAGTAACGATAGCATCAGCATCGTGAATCATGCGATAATCCGCTACCGTGAAGGCGGTATTACAACGTTGAGCAGTTCGCCTAAAATTACCAATACAGCGTTCGATAAGAATAATTGGGGCGTCTACCTTCAGGGTGTTTCCGATCCTATAATCGATACGTGCGTTTTCAGTAACCTCACATACGCTCCGCTCCGCACATCACTTGTATCGTATCCACGTTCAACCGCGAACAATATAATATCCGGTTCAACGTATAAAGCAATCGGTGTTCTTGATAACGAAACACTCGTTCAAGATGTAACATTGGTTAAGCGAGATTTCGCAGGCATTACAAATATTCCTTACCTTTTCGGAAATTACAATATTGGAACCGGAGCGGTTCTTACCTTTTCTCCCGGTTTAGTTATTAAGTTCTTTTCATGGACAGGTATGACCGTCAGAAAAGGGCTGATTGCAGAAGGCGGTTCAACTCCGGATAGTGCTATCGTATTTACAGATTACCGCGATGATTTTTATGGCGGTGATACCAACGCAGATACAACAGCAACTTCACCTTACAGCAGCTATAATGGCTGGTTTGGAATTACATATCAGGATGAATCACTCGACCCGCTTTGCCGTTTAAAAAATTGCATATTCAGATATGCCGGTTTATCGTACAGTACAGCTGCGGTAACAGCGAATAATGCAAGTCCGACGATTATGTACTCCTCCTTCTCGAAGAACTATGATGCGATAAAAGCAACGGGTTCTGCAAAACCGGTGATCAATTACTGCGATATATTCCAGAATTCAAATTACGGTGTCAATAACGTTAATAAAACATTCAATATCGATGCCCGCTATAATTGGTGGGGAAATAATTCGGGACCGACACACAAAGATAATCCAACAGGAACAGGTGATGCTGTTACCGATAGCGTTCGGTATTTGCCTTACAGAGAAATTGGTGCGCAACAACCTATAGCAGGTGATGTGAGTCTTAACGGATTTGTACAGGCGTATGATGCTACGGTAATTTTGCAATATGTAGTCGATCCCTTTACATATCCGCTCAACTCAATCCAGCAAAAGATTGCCGATGTAAGCGCAGCCGGAGGAATAACTTCATTCGATGCGTCGCTTATTCTCCAGTATGTTGTCGGTAACATTTTAAACTTCCCGAGCGAACTGGGAAAAAATATTCCCTCTACACTGCCGCGAGTTAGCGCTTCAACGGTTGAACTCGGGAATCCGGTTACAACCACAGTTTCCTCCGTTACCGTACCGATAAGAGTCAGTGGTTTGCATAATTTAGCATCGGTTGATATTGGATTGAAATACGATTCAAAAATCCTGATACCAAAAGAAATAAAACTCGCATCCGGTGTTTCTACTATGCTGATGCAGAATAAATCAGATAACGGTTCACTGATTATAGCGATAGCGGGCGATAAGGTTACCGATATTGACGGCGAACTTCTGTTTGTTACATTCGATATTGCCCGTGAGGTGCGCGGGTCGGTGAAATCTCAAATCACATTCACCAAACTGCTCATCAACGAAGTCGATTTCAGTTCATCCGCGGTTAACCGTGATATTACGATCAATGGTAAGCCGACTGAATTCGCGTTAGATCAGAATTATCCGAATCCGTTCAATCCAACAACCACAATCCGATATCAAATACCGGAAGATGGTTCACATATCACACTTCGGGTTTACAACTCGATCGGCGAATTAGTAACCACACTCGTTGATGAATCTAAATCTGCGGGCGAATATCAGATCGATTGGAATGGAACAAACAACCTAGGCGTTCCGGTTGCGAATGGAATGTATATCTACCGAATATCAGCCACCGGAAATAAAAACTTCACGAGCGTAAAGAAAATGCTCCTCATGAAATAA